The Etheostoma spectabile isolate EspeVRDwgs_2016 chromosome 23, UIUC_Espe_1.0, whole genome shotgun sequence genome includes a window with the following:
- the creb3l2 gene encoding LOW QUALITY PROTEIN: cyclic AMP-responsive element-binding protein 3-like protein 2 (The sequence of the model RefSeq protein was modified relative to this genomic sequence to represent the inferred CDS: inserted 2 bases in 1 codon), which produces MEILDSTEPFLHWDRNLSELSEAGEMDSVLYTNHFSELLDDLSQDALLGQLLSDPFLSGVRGRAEAMEGEDGSDLSPSSPLPPHITAEHSYSLCGDSRPQSPLSHLTGEQGSDAESDGDADWPMEQEDAIDSILCETPSFLPNLSLSLASSAGPQAPEGPAVAPDAAASPAHITVSCHNQSKGLKIKEENIIPQIKLEPHEVDQFLNLSPKGLESLQMPPTPPSSLSSDSEGSQSPVHAPPGLSCPTSPTSPPPSQAGLKVSPRAASSLSNSPLLTAAHKLQGSGPLMLTEEERRTLVAEGYPVPTKLPLTKSEEKALKKIRRKIKNKISAQESRRKKKEYMDALEKKVETCSNENNELRRKVETLECTNKSLLQQLQXLQAVVAGKVPKSCRMAGTQTSSCLMVVVLCFALFLGSLPGSLNPCSSITETGLASKQLAVKESYTTTVKSRNLLSTFEDEQPHLLGLGGEYPAQWEDTSAVVMAVWRRSEQQKVAVVEPKMVETHPPFRNKINETQTSKNLLLDRQRSLEQRTNESSSKVIELERRVNETS; this is translated from the exons CACTTCTCCGAGCTCCTGGACGATCTGTCCCAGGATGCTTTGCTGGGCCAGCTGCTCAGCGACCCCTTCCTGTCCGGGGTGAGAGGCAGAGCGGAGGCCATGGAGGGGGAGGACGGGAGCGACCTGTCCCCGTCTTCCCCTCTCCCCCCGCACATCACGGCCGAGCACAGCTACTCGCTCTGCGGGGACAGCCGCCCACAGTCGCCCCTGTCGCACCTGACCGGAGAGCAAGGCAGCGACGCCG AGTCTGATGGGGACGCTGATTGGCCGATGGAGCAGGAGGACGCAATTGACAGCATCCTGTGTGAgactccttccttcctccccaatctgtctctctctctggcctcCAGCGCAGGGCCCCAGGCTCCTGAGGGCCCCGCTGTGGCCCCCGACGCTGCCGCCAGCCCAGCTCACATCACAGTCAGCTGCCACAACCAAAGCAAAGGCCTCAAG ATCAAAGAGGAGAACATTATCCCCCAGATTAAACTTGAGCCTCATGAAGTGGACCAGTTTCTCAATCTTTCACCCAAAG GTCTGGAGTCGCTGCAGATGCCTCCCACTCCTCCCAGCAGCCTCAGCAGCGACTCGGAGGGCAGTCAGAGCCCCGTCCACGCCCCTCCCGGCCTGTCCTGCCCCACCTCCCCCACCAGCCCTCCTCCATCCCAGGCCGGCCTGAAGGTGTCGCCTCGCGCGGCTTCCTCGCTGTCCAACTCCCCTCTGCTCACCGCCGCTCAT aagctGCAGGGCTCGGGCCCGTTGATGCTGACGGAGGAGGAGCGTCGTACGCTGGTGGCTGAAGGGTACCCGGTCCCCACCAAACTGCCACTCACCAAATCTGAGGAGAAGGCGCTGAAAAAGATCCGCAGGAAGATCAAAAATAAG atTTCGGCTCAGGAGAGTCGCAGGAAGAAGAAAGAGTACATGGACGCTCTGGAGAAGAA GGTGGAGACCTGCTCCAACGAAAACAACGAGCTGCGCAGGAAAGTGGAAACTCTTGAGTGTACCAACAA GTCTCTGCTACAGCAGCTGCA TCTGCAGGCGGTGGTGGCCGGCAAAGTCCCCAAGTCCTGCAGGATGGCAGGCACCCAGACGTCATCATGCCTaatggtagt tgtgttgtgttttgctctgtttttggGAAGTTTACCCGGCAGTTTGAATCCGTGCTCCAGCATCACTGAAACTGGCCTTGCTTCTAAACAGCTGGCTGTCAAAGAGTCCTACACAACCACAG tgaaGTCGAGGAATCTGTTATCAACGTTCGAAGACGAGCAGCCACACCTCCTCGGTCTAGGCGGGGAATATCCCGCCCAATGGGAGGACACGTCGGCCGTCGTCATGGCAGTGTGGCGTCGCTCGGAGCAACAGAAAGTGGCGGTGGTGGAGCCCAAAATGGTGGAAACACACCCACCCTTCAGAAATAAAATCAATGAGACGCAGACATCAAAAAACCTGCTGCTGGACCGGcaaag GTCTCTGGAGCAGAGGACGAATGAGAGCAGCAGTAAAGTGATAGAGCTGGAGCGAAGGGTCAACGAGACCTCCTGA